A stretch of DNA from Arachis hypogaea cultivar Tifrunner chromosome 19, arahy.Tifrunner.gnm2.J5K5, whole genome shotgun sequence:
TGTATTTAATTAGCGTATTTTATTTTTGCCAACTCCTTTAAATTAGTTTTGGTTTATAGTGCAACTCTGAATATCTTTAAAAAACTCAAGTCTTCCCTTAGTAAAATGATCATAACTGATATATACTACAGATGTAAAATACTTTAACTAGGTTGTAGGGCTTTACCCGTGAGGGAGCCCTTCCAGAAATTCTCAAAGGCCTGGGCCAAACCCAGGCCTAAGAGGGGGTTTGGAAATAGTTTTCAACCAGCAATAGACGCGCCTCGGTTAGAACCTCACTAGCTGCGTCATTGCCCCAAGCGCAAAGATGCTTAGCCACTTCTGAGAGTCTTACTTTTATAGAAAGCTGAACCAACTCCTCTTAGTGGCTTCACCCGATGTGGGACTCTGCAGCCTAACAATACAGAGAAAGAATAACAAGTGCTACTAGCCTACTACGAGTATAAGAGATATAGCGATTGATATCCATGTGGCTTCTAACCACAGATATCAAATtatctttaacaaataaattttatacaaattCCTGAAAATATGACTATAAAATATTGCTAgtccaaaataataatatttgctgACTTTATTATGCTTCTAATGTATTATTAAATACTTGAAAAAACTCGGCAAAGACTTTATACCGATGGCCTATTTGTTGGCCTCATATAGCCACATCTCAGGTTTGATTTCCAGCTTTAGCTGGGTGTGATAGAAATAAAACCTGTATTGTGTGTGTGAGTGTGGTGTGCGTGAGTGGATAATACCTAAGATTGGGAGCTGTCCAATCCATTGAcaaaaaaaaaccttaaaaaaactccatatgatcctaactaGTTTTTCATTTCTTTAAAACTCACCATATACCGACTCGTGTAAACTAAAGATTCATGGGTATTCgttagaaggtgattgcaagaCTTCAAAATAACCGAAGCAAAATACGGGGGCAAAGAATGCATACcaaaagaaattaacaaaaagaGAACGACCAGATGAAGAGAgtggaaaagaaagaaatagtaaACAAAAATTGTCAAAGAAAACGCTTAAAAGTTTATGGGTAAGTGGCTGTATCATTCTCAATCACTTAACATacgatataattttaattttaatttactttaagaAATTCAGTTGCCAGTTCCACCGTATAACCCATTGTGATCGAATGAAGTGATCAAGTGAAACGACTGCAACGCTATGATGCAGAATAATTGGTTAACTTTTAAGCACAACATTGGCGGTGAGGAAGCAAAGAAAGGATTCCGTTTGTTTCCATTTAAGAACATTCCTTGCTATACTTATGATTGTCTACATTCCTAAGCAAACCAAACCAACAAAATTAGAGCACTTGGAGTGATATACTTTGAAAGTGTTAAAGAGAGTATTTCTGATAATCTATCCGAAGCAAATTAACTAGTCACAACAAATTCCACCAactaaatttgtaaaaaaaaaaaggaaaaagaaatttaaaacacTAACTTTAGAACATGACATTTGCAGTTGGGAAATACAGGGGACAAATACACGCTCCCACTTATAATGTCATCAATATAACTTTAGCACCTCATTAGTGAAACTATAGAGTCTTCACCCTCTTGCTGCAGTGAAGATGCTGGTTCTTCTCATGAACCACAGCAAGCTGACTTTGCTGCAGGTTGACTACCACCAGCGCCGGCATCTGGTTGGTTAATCTTGATAGTCTGCGGCTGCACCATCAGAGAAGAGATATTACATTATTCAGGGAaacaataacaaagaaaaaagaaataacatTCAGGACCGTAAAGAAAAATATCTACAAAATACCTCCGTTTTAGAATCTGTGTCTGCAAGCCTTTGCTTGATGTCTCTTGCTATTGAAAAGAAAACCTCCTCTACATTCATGTTTGTCTTTGCACTCTGCATGTGTTACCCAATGTAAATATCATGAAATCGCATATGCTTTCGACAAAAATGTGATTGTGAAGTATGTTGCTACTCACAGTTTCAAAGAACTTGATACCATACTCATCAGCAAGAGCTTGTCCTCTGGCAGTAGGCACAGCCTACAGGAGAAAAAGGAACAACTTTAGCTTTCATCAATGGAGAAGAATAATAACATAAAGACAGATTAAGAAGACGGAAATCTGTCAATATCAGATTAGCAGACAACTTTGGCTTGTATAGGTAGTCAATTGAGCAACAGCTGCTTGGTTGGTTACTTTTAAAATACAGTCAACCATGGTGTAAGATGTAAAATGTAAACAGGAAAAGAACCCCAGATGTACATACCCTCTTACTTTCATCCATATCAGCCTTGTTTCCCACGAGTATCTTGTTTACATTGTCAGAAGCATGTTGTTCAATATTGCGAATCCAATTCCTAATATCTGAATAGAAGGAAACTAGCTACATTAAAAATTGAAAGCTGGGCAGAGTGGACAAAGGAAGTTCAACTATAAAAGACATGAGAAATTAATTAGAGGAATAGACTCCtgggggaaaaaagaaaaaagaaaagaagataaatcATTTTAATGGGTCAGTTAAAGAAATGAACAATGTTGAAATGTTAGTGcaaaaaaatacatcaaaataTCACAGGAATGCAATTGATTGAAATATCTATAAACTTTCAAGAAGACCAAGGACAGTAGCGTACTATTAAAAGATGCCTCATCGGTAACATCATAAACCAGCAAGATACCCATGGCTCCACGGTAATAAGCTGCAACAAAGTGTGGCATTGTAAgttgaaaatatatataaagtTTTCTTTGGTCAAAGAAATGGAGTATAGAATAAACATATAGAGAATTGTAACCTTCTATAAATACTAAATAGGCATATGcttactcttctttttcttttttctttttcttttttaaaattaagttgcAAGGAAGAATGATTCAAGTCACTATTTCTTCAAAAATTGTAACTTATAGGTAAagaaattattttctataaaaattttcacaagttaaaacttaaaagataaTGTACTGATCATGCTTCAATATTTAATTTCCTTCAAATATACACTTTCAATTAATCATAACAACCacagtattttcatctttgactAACTTCCACAGGAATGCATGTCAACATACAAGATAAACCCATAAATTATCCCTTTCCTAGTATATGAAGAACAAAAAAAGTACACAGTTAACAAATACCTGTGGTAATAGTTCGAAATCGCTCCTGACCAGCAGTATCCCATATTTGTAACTTAATGCGTTTGCCGTCCAGTTCAATGGTCCTTATCTTAAAATCAATGCTGTCATATAGATTATTATAGTAAGCCCTTTTTTCCCCATcaacagaaaaataaacatatgCTTGTGTTCA
This window harbors:
- the LOC112775953 gene encoding ras-related protein RABE1a, with product MAAPPARARADYDYLIKLLLIGDSGVGKSCLLLRFSDGSFTTSFITTIGIDFKIRTIELDGKRIKLQIWDTAGQERFRTITTAYYRGAMGILLVYDVTDEASFNNIRNWIRNIEQHASDNVNKILVGNKADMDESKRAVPTARGQALADEYGIKFFETSAKTNMNVEEVFFSIARDIKQRLADTDSKTEPQTIKINQPDAGAGGSQPAAKSACCGS